In Pungitius pungitius chromosome 2, fPunPun2.1, whole genome shotgun sequence, a single window of DNA contains:
- the prrt4b gene encoding proline-rich transmembrane protein 4 — protein MLRLLQTVALCFWCSLLLHRQAAADEEAFWPPMPSREKPPEISYWWTPPLPKLPSLPSLPFRIPFYGGSKGNDGSAPTAKGPTEPTDGSQGHLGSGDGSFSEASESPTTLSQALPTGATKIGTVSLPNGTSDPPHSSSSSSIAHSDKEALVLDSHAPTSSSVRRTLVTDGPTGTGAPERNATHTRPQRGQLPGEHRDEEAKGFTENLLFTTAAETTVPSAFTRTAAETTTTTTSTTITPGPVETTLPSSDPLGLVTPSASAETTFVEPRDSTFDITLRAAEATRTEPPPTSRSGPAAEEKLRVYTAATGIDYKPLPESITSPTRSQRVDFPMAGEPPGREDEGDEGDGGGAAPSADISRTPAEPPTTPPPPPPQSTETPHIPPYTDDWMYSQVDSDATLLPDCNKERSGICNLSDTWDLRPPSDAKPTQNATATNRSAAPHLIPAPPMLVPLYTDWNSAMAAWGVAWEAHVYGAGCAFAALALASALNLLCLPLRCPSGCGYFALVSLFLLAAGGTRSFSLLYDAYGHRDRLPSAEASLVLYEAPFPCLTAAFGLVFLLLSMRSRMQLSYSAFQRPCFLACLVAVHFGAAFGPVTLLEFYRQKPPLCLFLSLVSRGAFVALATFLSAAYFVFYIYVRADSKHIYHLNNTSPTPAERYNRCPFAESRDWDRAALTVCVSALFCLACAGLQFYAMLNAMGVAGGEEVFHPWPWWAFQFSCRLCELGVCLTLALVVAQPVYCSDHLPAAGSCWTELLASKSPILPGSYQWTLSQQEKLAIVDTVGLGEMESLPLYTLVDERLGSSLNGLDLLYHSNRALAYRDLDLDLDLKGSRKPEDVGRGEPSGGSSFTSDSTADLRPPSPINLRRSIDEALFSEALFPTSLFSPARPTHCSDLSISDHRAPQCNGLCDPLSADAGLYRTSSCVEVAAQGPLEPSRARSQGDTSQGGPPSPSLSSSSSCSSPERWRGSSSSSCLYREPFGGSSLVLCPSPERRARQLLQQGAEGHAASSGQRGHADPRRNYHTLGAASQESLDLDLDLDVSSSEADRSAQEEFIGACRQIDALSICSETIDL, from the exons ATGCTTCGCCTCCTCCAGACCGTGGCCCTCTGCTtctggtgctctctgctgcTTCACAGGCAGGCCGCGGCCGACGAAGAGGCCTTCTGGCCACCGATGCCGTCGAGAGAAAAGCCGCCGGAAATCTCTTATTGGTGGACCCCACCCCTGCCAAAGTTACCTTCTCTTCCCTCACTGCCCTTCCGTATCCCCTTCTATGGAGGCTCGAAAGGGAACGACGGGTCGGCACCGACCGCCAAAGGCCCGACGGAGCCGACCGATGGCTCGCAAGGTCACCTGGGTTCGGGGGACGGCAGTTTCTCCGAGGCCTCTGAATCCCCGACCACTTTGAGTCAGGCGCTCCCAACCGGCGCGACAAAGATAGGAACAGTGTCACTTCCCAATGGGACATCGGACCCTccgcacagcagcagcagcagcagcatagcGCACAGCGACAAGGAAGCTCTTGTTTTAGACTCCCACGCTCCCACAAGCAGTTCTGTCAGACGCACTCTGGTCACCGACGGTCCCACCGGCACAGGCGCTCCAGAACGAAACGCAACACACACCCGCCCGCAGAGGGGTCAGCTGCCAGGGGAGCACCGTGATGAGGAGGCCAAAGGTTTTACAGAAAACCTCCTTTTCACCACGGCAGCAGAGACCACCGTCCCCAGCGCCTTTACGCGGACGGCAGCCGAAaccacgacaacaacaacatcaacaacaataacCCCGGGACCGGTGGAGACCACTCTACCCAGCAGTGACCCTCTCGGGCTTGTTACCCCTTCTGCGTCCGCAGAGACCACGTTCGTAGAACCACGGGACTCAACTTTCGACATTACCCTCCGTGCTGCTGAGGCAACAAGGACAGaacctcctcccacctccaggTCTGGGCCCGCGGCGGAGGAGAAGCTGCGGGTGTACACCGCCGCCACAGGGATCGATTACAAACCGCTGCCGGAATCCATAACGAGCCCGACTCGGAGCCAGAGGGTTGACTTTCCAATGGCAGGAG AGCCGCCCGGCAGAGAGGACGAGGGGGACGAGGGGGACGGGGGAGGTGCGGCTCCTTCGGCGGACATTTCCAGGACGCCCGCCGAGCCGCCAacaacgccgccgccgccgccgccccagAGCACAG aaactcCCCATATCCCTCCGTACACCGATGACTGGATGTACAGCCAGGTGGACAGTGACGCCACCTTGCTTCCAGACTGCAATAAAGAGCGCTCGGGGATCTGCAACCTCTCCGACACCTGGGACTTGAGACCCCCCTCGGACGCCAAGCCCACGCAGAACGCCACCGCCACGAACCGGTCGGCCGCCCCCCACCTGATCCCGGCTCCGCCCATGCTGGTGCCGCTGTACACCGACTGGAACAGCGCCATGGCGGCGTGGGGCGTGGCCTGGGAGGCGCACGTCTACGGCGCCGGCTGCGCCTTCGCCGCGCTGGCGCTGGCCTCGGCTCTCAACCTGCTCTGCCTGCCCCTGCGGTGCCCGTCCGGCTGCGGCTACTTCGCCCTGGTCAGCCTGTTCCTGCTGGCCGCCGGCGGCACCCGGTCGTTCTCCCTGCTGTACGACGCCTACGGCCACCGGGACCGCTTGCCCTCGGCGGAGGCCTCGCTGGTGCTCTACGAGGCGCCGTTTCCCTGTTTGACCGCAGCGTTCGGCCTGgttttcctgctcctctccatGCGCTCGAGGATGCAGCTCTCCTACTCGGCCTTCCAGAGGCCCTGCTTCCTGGCCTGCCTCGTCGCCGTGCACTTCGGCGCCGCGTTCGGGCCGGTGACGCTGCTGGAGTTCTACCGGCAGAAGCCTCCcctctgcctctttctctcgctcGTCTCCCGCGGGGCCTTCGTCGCGCTGGCCACGTTCCTGTCCGCGGCCTATTTCGTCTTCTACATCTACGTGCGGGCGGACTCGAAGCACATCTACCACCTGAACAACACGTCCCCGACACCCGCTGAGCGCTACAACCGCTGCCCCTTCGCCGAGAGCCGGGACTGGGACCGCGCGGCCCTCACCGTGTGCGTCTCAGCGCTGTTCTGCCTGGCGTGCGCAGGGCTGCAGTTCTACGCGATGCTCAACGCCATGGGTGTGGCGGGTGGAGAGGAGGTATTCCACCCTTGGCCCTGGTGGGCTTTCCAGTTTAGCTGCAGACTATGCGAGCTCGGGGTTTGTCTCACCTTAGCCCTGGTGGTGGCGCAGCCCGTCTACTGTTCTGACCACCTCCCAGCCGCAGGAAGCTGTTGGACTGAGCTGTTGGCGTCCAAGTCACCCATCCTGCCCGGGAGCTACCAGTGGACCCTCAGCCAGCAGGAGAAGCTCGCCATCGTCGATACCGTTGGGCTCGGAGAGATGGAGAGCCTCCCTCTTTACACCCTGGTGGATGAGAGGCTTGGCAGCAGTCTAAACGGCCTTGACCTCCTCTACCACAGCAACCGGGCCTTGGCgtacagggacctggacttggatTTGGACCTGAAGGGCTCAAGGAAACCTGAGGATGTGGGACGCGGGGAGCCCTCGGGTGGCTCCTCGTTCACCAGCGACTCGACCGCAGACCTGAGGCCACCTTCGCCCATCAACCTGCGCCGCAGCATAGACGAAGCACTTTTCAGCGAGGCCCTGTTCCCCACGAGCCTCTTCAGCCCCGCCAGGCCCACCCACTGCAGCGATCTGTCCATCAGCGACCACCGCGCGCCGCAATGCAACGGCCTCTGCGATCCCCTCTCGGCCGACGCCGGCCTTTATCGGACCTCTTCCTGCGTGGAGGTGGCAGCCCAAGGCCCCCTCGAGCCCTCTCGCGCCCGATCCCAGGGAGATACATCTCAAGGCGGCCCGCCATCCCCCTCGCTGTCCtcatcctccagctgctcaTCTCCTGAACGTTGGAGGGGCAGCTCTTCCTCCAGCTGCCTCTACCGGGAACCCTTCGGGGGCTCCTCGCTGGTCCTGTGCCCGAGCCCGGAGAGACGCGCCCGGCAGCTGCTCCAGCAAGGGGCCGAGGGCCACGCGGCGTCCTCCGGGCAACGCGGCCACGCCGACCCGCGGAGGAACTATCACACCCTGGGTGCGGCGTCACAGGAGAgcctggacctggacctggacctggacgtGTCGTCGTCGGAGGCGGACCGCTCCGCGCAGGAGGAGTTCATCGGCGCTTGCAGACAAATCGACGCTTTGAGTATCTGCAGTGAGACTAtagatttataa